DNA sequence from the Coccidioides posadasii str. Silveira chromosome 5, complete sequence genome:
CACTTGCCGCTCATCCATCTATTCCCTCTCCCCGACCCTTTGTTCCTTGAAGACTCTGCGTGTCAAAGCCAGGAGCTCTTCGAAACAACTATGGCGTCACGAACACACGATGCACCTGGTGGTGCGCCCTCAGAAGTTGCTCCCAGGAATAAGCAGGAACAATCGCTGAACGACCGCTTCTTCCGCTACTTTCAACAAGAGATCACCGGTAcgaatttcttcagcagcttaGTACTTCGCCGCTAATCCACTCGTGCTCCAGCTTTGCAAGACCAGATGGACCGTCTCGCCGATACCTCGACGGCCGGCGGAGAAAGCCGAGACGCCGTTGACCACTGTCTTGCTGGGATATCGAGGTTGTCAAGTGAAGTTAAGGACGCCTCTAGCTACGTACCACCGTATGATCAGCGGATATATGCTGAAGTATGTCTCCGAGAAGCACGCTGGATCCCTCTGTTTTATTCCTTTTTGGTCCGCTTCTTACACTTTCTAGGCgatcaaagctcttcaagaaaAGCTAGCAGAGACCCAAGCGGCCATTGCTCCCCGACAAAAGTTCACCTTCAAAACTGCCCGCAAAAATCCCTCCGCGATATCTCTTGCAGATGTAGCCGAACTAGACGCGCAAGGCCGTCGCCATATCCCCGGTTATCGGTCTGGGGACAACTCATCTGTGGAATCGTCCCTGAACACAACACCCCTTCATGCTCTGACGCCTAACGATCCTGGAGGTCCAGAAAGCCCAAGCAACGGCTTCGCGGATGgctctctctcctcttttACTACACGGGATACATCAGGGATAGACAACGGGCAGTCTACAAAGAACGAAATTTCGCCGATATCCGTGAACTCGCAGTCCAATGTGCGGTTCACCCTGCCGCGTCCTACGTTACATAAATCAGTTCCAATCTCTATCACTTCAGTGACACGCTCTGTGATTGATCTACTCGATGGATACCCATTTGCTGCTCTTTCGGTCAAGAATATTACCGACAGTTTACTCATGTGCGGCGAAGTAACGGGAGCGGCGCACATCACCGGTGTGGGACATTCGGTGATTGCCGTATCCTGCCATCAGTTCCGTATGCATGATTGCGATAATGTCACCGTCTATCTTGGGTGCTCGAGCACTCCCATCATCGAGAATTGTCACAATATTCGCTTCACTCATATCCCAAGTCCTTTTGTAAGTTTTGTTTCAAAAAGTTACCTTTCACTGATCTTAGAGCAATAACTAATGTAATATGTAGCTTCGAAGCCCGGTTCCTTTTACAATAAAGGATTCTTGGTCCCATGTAGATGACTTCAGTTGGCTCAAGATGGGCCATAGCCCTAATTGGATGGTTGCAGACGAAAAGGAGTTCGATCCGGATCATATATGGAAAGGCCTGTGCGGCAACAATGGCCAGCAATCATTGGAAGCAGTTTCCCTTACCTCCTAAGCCTATAAAATCTCAATGAGGCAAAATATGGTGTGCCTTTGTGAAATTGATTGCGTGCATAATCTTCAAGAAGTTTTTTTATTTGATATACAATATAGTCAGTTTGTGATTGAGGATATGGCGAGTGGCTTGCTTGTATTTTGTATAGCGAAAACAAAGGCCCTCATGACCAGTGCGTGTTATTGGAACAAATGGTTCCTCTGTGATAAGGAACAAGGCAGGAGGTGGATGTTTTATACGCGATTTTCTACAGGTTAAAAGGGGGGGCTATCACAATACTTGGTTGCTGTTATGAGAAGAGACAGACAAACCCCCTCCccaacacacacacaaaaaCACACAGAGTTATAGATACAGTTACACATATAGCAATAAATCTATTTGTTTAGATCAGCAGTGAATGCAATAATCTTCTGTGATATCATTAGGGTTTTGAATtcggggggggggggggggggggggggggggaagcaCATAACAAATAGCAAAGCTGTTTCGGTATAACTCATCAATCATTTAAACATAGACAGCACTCCCAGCACCATTATAAAAAGCGCTGATAGAAATACGCTCTCTAGCATGTAACATTAGTAGAGAGGGAGGGGAGataaggggaaaaaaaaaaagaggtaCCTATCTATGCAGTTTAAATTGTTATGAAAATGAATTTAGGATCACCTTTTATTCCTCAAATCCACTGTCTCGAACTCCAAACCCTTTGCCTCAAACACATGTCCCGGCCTCAATGCATCCGTATAGATATCAGTCTCTTCATGTGGGTGGAAGAGCCCCTGCTTCGTACACGCCAGGACGGTCTTCAATCCCGGTGGATCGGTCAATCTAAACACACCCCAGTCCGGCGTCCTGCTGGGCGCACAGACGATAGCGATACTCTCAGCGAGCATGACCTGGTATCCGGACTGAGTGTGCAGATCACGCGAGCTCATGAAACAGGTCTGCGTTGGGTGCGTGTGTATCCAGCCCAGGACCATGAGGTCCTCGGCGTCACAGTACTCGAAGACGGCGCCTTCGTTGACCATTTCGCAGGTGTCTGGTGTGGATTCTTGTTCGGGGATAAGGAGCTTGGAGATGAAAAAGGCGTTGGAGATCAGGGAGCCGCAGAGGATGCCGCATGTTTCAAGGTTGCGACGGGTGTTGGGGTAGGCGATTTCGAGGAAGCGTTGGCGGAGGTCAGGGGAAATGAAGATTGTGCGGAGCGGGTTGCCATTCTCGAGGTAGGAGGATGGTTTGAAGGTGAATGTGGACGGTTGAAGGTCGGATGAAGACGGGGTGATGTAGTCGGGTTGGCGAGGTGGCTCGGGAGGGGTGATACTTGTGGTGTTAGGCGCGACTTTACTAGGAACTGGCGGGGCGGAAGGAGGTGTAGCGGATATTGGTCTGGAGGGAGGTTCGGGGATTTTAGCTGGAATTGCTGGCGGCCGCAATGGCAGAGGCTGAAGCAGCCCTTTACTTGGAAGTGGCGGCACTGTTTCCGTGATTGTGAAGATGCTCTGTGCAGGAACAGCGGGATACTTGTAGCCTGTCGCTGAACGGTTCGGCTCAGGCCGCCGTAGTATTGTTTGAACCTCAGAACTCGCAGGTTGAGATTCCTGGATGCTTGTCCTGTGAGTCTGGTCCCCTTCAACTCTGGCTCGCACTTCCTGTAGTCGGCTAGCAAGATCGTCCTGGTCGGACACGCCGTGATGCTCCTGCGTTGATTGACCTTGAACAGGCGCGAGCAGTTTCCGTTGCTTGTGCGGGTGAAGATTCTCGCTCAGGTAGTGCCCCAATTTAGCCGCTGCTCTGCGTTTCAGCTCCTTTTGGGCCAGTTTCACGGCTAGGTCCTTGTTCTCTGCAGCAGCGAGGGGCTGTGGTCGTCCAGCT
Encoded proteins:
- a CDS encoding uncharacterized protein (EggNog:ENOG410PIV2~COG:T~MEROPS:MER0029722~BUSCO:4929at33183) — encoded protein: MIPPLNVAEIARQAAAYEYSPSTKLQYWLRTAASLVKEADVYEREGNDQQAYLLLFRHAQLVLVNLIMHPQAQDPSCRRGLAEAQREVQNSLKRLEVLKPRINQRYKQYQEARDIEFRKTIAAQLDDHADLLRDRESHDPAIAGRPQPLAAAENKDLAVKLAQKELKRRAAAKLGHYLSENLHPHKQRKLLAPVQGQSTQEHHGVSDQDDLASRLQEVRARVEGDQTHRTSIQESQPASSEVQTILRRPEPNRSATGYKYPAVPAQSIFTITETVPPLPSKGLLQPLPLRPPAIPAKIPEPPSRPISATPPSAPPVPSKVAPNTTSITPPEPPRQPDYITPSSSDLQPSTFTFKPSSYLENGNPLRTIFISPDLRQRFLEIAYPNTRRNLETCGILCGSLISNAFFISKLLIPEQESTPDTCEMVNEGAVFEYCDAEDLMVLGWIHTHPTQTCFMSSRDLHTQSGYQVMLAESIAIVCAPSRTPDWGVFRLTDPPGLKTVLACTKQGLFHPHEETDIYTDALRPGHVFEAKGLEFETVDLRNKR
- a CDS encoding uncharacterized protein (EggNog:ENOG410PK6J~COG:O~BUSCO:9256at33183), which gives rise to MASRTHDAPGGAPSEVAPRNKQEQSLNDRFFRYFQQEITALQDQMDRLADTSTAGGESRDAVDHCLAGISRLSSEVKDASSYVPPYDQRIYAEAIKALQEKLAETQAAIAPRQKFTFKTARKNPSAISLADVAELDAQGRRHIPGYRSGDNSSVESSLNTTPLHALTPNDPGGPESPSNGFADGSLSSFTTRDTSGIDNGQSTKNEISPISVNSQSNVRFTLPRPTLHKSVPISITSVTRSVIDLLDGYPFAALSVKNITDSLLMCGEVTGAAHITGVGHSVIAVSCHQFRMHDCDNVTVYLGCSSTPIIENCHNIRFTHIPSPFLRSPVPFTIKDSWSHVDDFSWLKMGHSPNWMVADEKEFDPDHIWKGLCGNNGQQSLEAVSLTS